The Populus alba chromosome 6, ASM523922v2, whole genome shotgun sequence genome contains a region encoding:
- the LOC118053052 gene encoding tubulin-folding cofactor B, producing the protein MASSRFQIQPDESVLLRVTHSNIKSFSAEIRFSLQSSVEAVKDKLWRKCGTSVNSMQLELYDDANSKISNLTDDSRPLGFYSPFDGYRLHIIDLDPSSVTAGGWLEDISSVEKYSISEEAYDKRDGTFRKFKEKMAAQNPSAFAPKITDDYMEELCANIKVGDRCEIDPGEKRGVVKYVGRAESLAPGFWVGVQFDEPFGKHDGMVKGVRYFDSPPLHGAMIRPDKVKVGDYPERDPFEEEEI; encoded by the exons ATGGCATCATCTCGCTTCCAGATTCAACCTGACGAGTCAGTCCTCTTACGAGTCACTCACTCCAATATCAAGTCTTTCTCTGCTGAAATTCGCTTCTCACTTCAG tcTTCAGTGGAAGCTGTTAAAGATAAGCTATGGAGAAAATGTGGGACTTCAGTGAATTCAATGCAACTTGAGCTTTATGATGATGCAAACTCAAAAATCTCTAATTTAACTGATGATTCTAGACCTCTTGGTTTCTACTCTCCTTTTGATgg GTATCGGTTGCATATAATAGATCTGGATCCTTCATCAGTAACAGCTGGTGGGTGGCTGGAAGATATTTCATCGGTGGAGAAATATTCAATTTCTGAAGAAGCTTATGATAAACGTGATG GCActtttagaaaatttaaagaaaaaatggcAGCCCAAAATCCATCAGCTTTTGCGCCTAAG ATAACAGATGACTACATGGAAGAGCTTTGTGCAAATATCAAG GTGGGTGATAGATGTGAAATTGATCCAGGGGAGAAAAGAGGGGTTGTCAAATATGTTGGTCGAGCAGAATCTCTCGCACCAGGTTTTTGGGTAGGAGTTCAGTTTGATGAACCATTCGGAAAACATGATGGCAT GGTAAAAGGAGTGCGCTACTTTGACTCTCCTCCACTTCATGGTGCTATGATTAGGCCAGACAAAGTAAAG GTTGGTGACTATCCAGAAAGAGATCCTTTCGAAGAGGAAGAAATATAA